The sequence GCCGGCCCGTGCTGCTCGCGGCCGCGACCCCCGGGACACCCCCCGGCGACGCCCTGTTCCTCGGCGTGCGCGGGGGCCGCCTCGGCGACCGGGCCGTGCGCACCCTGGTGGACCGTCACGTGGCGGAGGCCGGGATCAGCCGCCACGTCACCCCGCACACCCTGCGCCACAGCGCCGCCACCCACCTCGTGGAGGGCGGCGCCGACCTGCGCAGCGTGCAGGACTTCCTGGGCCACTCCTCCCTCGCCACCACGCAGATCTACACGCACGTGAGCGCGGAACGGCTGCGCCGCACCGTCGACCAGGCCCACCCCCGCGCCTGAACCCACGCGCACCCCCGAGCCCGCTCGCGTGCCCGAGGCACTCCGCGCACCCGAGATCCCCTCACCCGGGGGGGGGGGGGGGGGGGGGGGAGCCGCCTGCGACGCACGCTCACCCGACGAGAGCGATCAGGGCTCCGCGGCCGGGTCGCATCGGGTGCGACCGGGGGAGCGCGGACGCCTCCGGCGCAGCAGATCCCGCAGCCGCTCCCGGTGCCGGGGCCCGCACCGCCTCCCCGGGGGCAGACGGCCCCGGACGGGCCGCTCCCGTGCGGGGCGCCCTCTCACCCGGTCCGTCCCAGGGCAGCAGGACGCTCGGCCCCCGCAGCCCCAGCAGCAGCTGCGGATCCAGATAGTCCTTTCCCCGGCGGGCGCCCAGATGCAGACATGTCTCCTCCGCGCAGTGCGCGAGCTCGGAGCGCTGCTCGAGCGTGCCCAGCACCTCGCCGGCCAGCACTGCGGTGCCCACCTCCACGGTCCCGCTGACCGGCTCATAGGTGGAGAGCAGCCCGTCCGCGTGCGTCACCGAGACCACGCCCCGGCCGGCCACCGTCCCGCTGAACCGCACCGTGCCCGCCTCCACCGCCCGGACCTGCGCCCCCTCGCCCGTCACGCCGATGTCGATCCCGCGATGGCCCGGGCCGTACGGGTGCTCGGGCTCCTCGAACGCGCGCAGCACGGGATGCGGGGCCGGCACCGGCCACTGCCAGCGCGCCTCACCGGCGTGCGCGCTCGCCGGCAGCGCGAGCAGCGCCGCCAGCGCCATGCAGCACATGAGCAGGGCCGGCAGCGAGCGCACCGACGGGCACGGGACGGAGGGAGCGGACATGCCAGGCATCCTGCGCCGCGCGGAGCCGACCCGGAAGCGCCCCGGCCTGCCCTGTGGACGGACCGGGCCTGGGGAGGAACGGTCCGTCCCGCGCCGTGATGCACGACGCGCTCGGAGCGGCGGCGGCGTCGGATAGACTGCTCGACAGCATCCGGTCCGTCCGGATGACTTCGCGTGCCCACCAGGGCTCGTCGGCCACCGGTCCTCGGCCGTTCCCGCACCTCGCGTGCAGGGCACCGGGGCGGCTGACCACCCGGGCACCAGGCCCCGCACCACCCGGTGGCGGGGGAACAACCGAGAAAGCAGGTCCTGCGCGATGACCGCGGACGCCCACGGGCGCGCCGTGCGAGCCCAGGGCCGGAGAACAGAGGACACCATCATGGCAGTCGTCACCATGCGCCAGCTCCTGGAGAGCGGCGTCCACTTCGGTCACCAGACCCGTCGCTGGAACCCGAAGGTCCGTCGCTTCATCTTCACGGAGCGCAACGGCATCTACATCGTCGACCTCATGCAGACCCTGACGTACATCGACAAGGCGTACGACTTCGTCAAGCAGACCGTCGCCCACGGCGGCACCATCCTGTTCGTCGGCACCAAGAAGCAGGCGCAGGAGTCCGTCCAGGAGCAGGCCACCCGCGTGGGCATGCCCTACGTGAACCAGCGCTGGCTGGGCGGCATGCTCACCAACCTGCAGACGGTCTCCGCCCGCGTGAACCGCCTCAAGGAGCTCGAGCAGATCGACTTCGAGGATGTGGCCTCCTCCGGCCGCACCAAGAAGGAGCTGCTGATGATGCGCCGCGAGAAGGACAAGCTCGAGAAGACCCTCGGCGGCATCCGCGACATGGGCAAGGCGCCCTCGGCCCTGTGGGTCGTGGACACCAACAAGGAGCACCTGGCCGTCGACGAGGCGCAGAAGCTCAACATCCCCGTCGTCGCGATCCTGGACACCAACTGCGATCCCGACGAGATCAGCTACCCGATCCCGGGCAACGACGACGCGATCCGCTCCGTCACCCTGCTGACCCGCGTGATCGCCGATGCCGTGGCGGCCGGTCTGCAGGAGCGCCACGCCAAGAGCACCGGCGGGGAGAAGAACGTCTCCGCCGTCGACGCCGAGCCGCTGGCCGAGTGGGAGCAGGAGCTGCTCAAGCAGTCCGAGGTCCAGCAGCAGGACGCCCCGGCCGAGCAGTCCGTGGCCGCGGAGACCGCTGAGGCGGCCGAGGAGACCCCCGGCGTCGCCGCCGAGGCCCCGGCCCAGGGCGCGGAGAACGCCCCCGCGGCCGATGCCGCCGCCGAGGCAGTCGCCGAGGAGAAGTCCGCGACCGACGGCGAGTGATCATCGGGGCCGGGGGAGGCGCACGTCGCCTCCCCCGGCCCTGTCCGCTCACCTTCCACTCATCCCCCCTCACGACCCACAAGGGAGACCCATATGGCGAAGTACACGGCAGCAGACATCAAGGAGATCCGCGAGACCACCGGCGCCGGCATGCTCGACGTCAAGAAGGCGCTCGACGACGCCGACGGTGACAAGGCCAAGGCCGTGGAGCTCATCCGCGTCAAGGGCCTCAAGGGCATCGCCAAGCGCGAGGGCCGCACCGCCTCCGAGGGCCTCATCGCCGTCGACATCCGCGACAGCGAGGGCGGCCAGACCGGCACCCTCGTCGAGCTCAACTCCGAGACCGACTTCGTGGCCAAGAACGACAAGTTCGTCGCCCTCGGCGACGAGGCCGTCGCGGCCGCCGTCGAGTCCGGCGCGAACGAGCCCGAGGACCTCGCCGACACCCCGTTCGGCGAGGCGCTGACCAACGCCGGCGCCACCATGGGCGAGAAGATCCTGGTGCGCCGCATCGGCCGCGTCTCCGGCGAGGTCGTCTCCGAGTACATGCACCGCACCAACAAGGACCTGCCCCCGCAGGTCGGCGTGCTGGTCGCCACCGACAAGGCCGGCGCCGAGGTCGCGCGCGACGTCGCGATGCACATCGCCGCGTTCACCCCGACCTACCTCTCGCGCGAGGACGTCCCCGAGGAGACCGTCGCCGAGGAGCGTCGGATCGCCGAGGAGACCGCGAAGAACGAGGGCAAGCCCGAGAAGGCTCTGCCGAAGATCGTCGAGGGCCGCCTGAACGGCTTCTTCAAGGAGAACTGCCTCCTGGATCAGGCGTTCGCCAAGGACGCCAAGAAGTCCGTCGGCCAGGTCGTCGAGGAGGCCGGCGGCACCGTCACCGGTTACCTCCGCTTCCGCGTCGGCAGCTGACACCCTCGGGGAACGGCCCGCCGGGCCTCTCCCCGCCGGCCGCGCGTGAGCGTGGCCACCGCCCTGCGGCCCCGCACCATCGGTGCGGGGCCGCACCGGTATCATCGCCGAGGACCCAGCGCGGAAGGACCGACATGACCCAGACGTTCACCTCACCGATCCCTGTTCTGCCGAGACCCGAGGACGGGCGTCGAGTCCTGCTGAAGCTCTCGGGCGAGTCCTTCGGCGGAGGAGCCGTCGGCGTCGACCCCGATGTCGTCTCCCGCATCGCCGGCGAGATCGCCGAGGGCGTGGCCCAGGGCGTCGAGTGCGCGATCGTCGTCGGCGGAGGCAACTTCTTCCGCGGCGCGGAGCTCTCCCAGCGCGGCATGGACCGCCGCCGCGCCGACTACATGGGCATGCTCGGCACGGTCATGAACTGCCTCGCCCTGCAGGACTTCCTCGAGCAGCGCGGCGTCTCCACCCGCGTGCAGACCGCCATCGAGATGGGTCAGGTCGCCGAGCCGTACATCCCCCTGCGCGCCGTGCGGCACCTCGAGAAGGGCCGCGTCGTCATCTTCGGCGCGGGCGCGGGCATGCCCTACTTCTCCACCGACACCGTCGCCGTGCAGCGCGCCCTGGAGATCGGCTGCCAGGAGGTTCTGATGGCCAAGAACGGCGTCGACGGGGTCTACGACGCCGATCCGCGCACCAACCCCGACGCGCGCAAGCTCGAGCACGTCACCTACGACGACGCCCTCAAGCGCGGCCTGAAGGTCGTGGACTCCACCGCCTTCAGCCTCTGCATGGACAACGCCCAGCCGATGATGGTGTTCGGCCTGGACCGCCCCGGCAACATCACCCGCGCCATGCGCGGCGACCGCATCGGCACGGTCGTCACCCGCTGACCAGCGGAGGACGGCGCCGGCCCGGCCCCGTCCTCCACCCCCGCGCCGCCGCCGGGCACCGCAGCCCTCACGCAGGACCTTGACGGTGCGGGACAATGGACCACGAACACCCACCCAGAACCGAGGAGCATCCTGTGAGTGACGACATCCCGAGCATCCTGAAGGACGCCGAGGCCAAGATGAAGAAGTCCGTGGAGGTCACCAAGGACGAGTTCACCGCGATCCGCACCGGCCGCGCGAACGCCGCGATGCTCCAGGGCATCACCGTCGAGTACTACGGTGCCCCCACGCCGCTGAACCAGCTGTCCTCCCTCCAGTTCCCCGAGGCGCGCACCATCATCGTCACCCCCTACGACAAGTCCGCGATGTCCGGCATCGAGACCGCGCTGCGCGACTCGGACCTGGGCGTGAACCCCACCAACAACGGCGACAACCTGCGCGTGGTGCTGCCCGCCCTCACCGAGGAGCGCCGCAAGGACTACGTGAAGCTCGCGCGCACCAAGGCCGAGGACGGCCGCGTCGCCGTGCGCGGCTCTCGCGGCAACGCGAAGAAGGCGATCGAGAAGCTGGTCAAGGACAAGGAGATCGGCGAGGACGAGGGCACCCGGGCGGAGAAGGAGCTCGAGGCGCTCACCAAGAAGTACAACGATCAGATCGACGAGGCGCTCGGCCTCAAGGAGACCGAGCTCGAGACGGTCTGAGCCGGATCCGGGAGCGCAGAACCCTGCATCGCAGACGCCGAACCGGCGAGGCGGCCGGATGAGCACCGACCCCGCCGAGTCCGACACGACGACCGCCTCGAGCACGCTCGAGGCGGTCGTCGCCGCGCCTGAACCCCCGGAGGAGCACGCCAAGCGACGCGGCGCGGGGCGCAACCTCCCCGCCGCGATCGCCGTCGGCGCCGCCCTGCTGATCCTCCTGGTCGGGGCCGTGTTCGTCGTGCCGCAGGCCTTCCCGGTGGTGGCCGCGATCGCGATGTCCCTGGCCGTCCTCGAGCTGACCCGCGCCCTCGCCCACGGGGGTCTGCAGCTGCCGGCGGTGCCGCTGCTGGTGGGCGTGATCGGGATGGTCGTCTCCACCGTCGTGTTCGGGGCGGAGGGGCTGCTGGTCGCCACCGCCGCGGCCGTGTGCGTGCTCATCCTGTGGCGGGTCAGCGAATCGATGGGCCTCAGCGCGCTGCGCGACGTCGCCGGGGGAGTGTTCGCCCTGGCCTGGGTGCCGTTCCTCGGCTGCTTCCTGCTGCTGCTTTTCGCCCGCGAGGACGGCGCGATGCTCGTGCTGCTGGCCGTGCTCGGGCCGGTCGGCAACGACATCGGCGGGTACGTGGCCGGGGTGCTGTTCGGCACGCACCCGATGGCGCCGCGGATCAGTCCGAAGAAGAGCTGGGAGGGGTTCGCCGGATCCCTGCTGCTGGGCACCGCCGCCGTCACCGCGGTGGGCACCCTCGCGCTCGACCTGCCCTGGCCGGTCGCCGTCGCGATCGGCGGGGTGCTCGTGCTCGTCTCCACCGGCGGCGACCTCTCCCAGTCGCTGCTCAAACGCGACCTGGGCATCAAGGACATGGGGCATCTGCTGCCCGGCCACGGGGGAGTGCTGGACCGGATCGACTCGATCCTGCTGGCCGCCCCCACCACCTACATCATGCTGGAGGTACTGCTGCCATGAACGCCCCCGAGGATCCGAAGGGACGCCCCGCCCCGACCCCGGTCGCGCTGTCGACCACGCCCGACCTCTCCCGCGAGGCGGTGCCCGGGCAGAAGGTCGCCCTGGCCCCCGGCCAGCTGCAGATGCGGCCCTCCCGCCGCGGGAAGCCGCCCGTGCACCTCGCGGACCTCTCGCTCACCGAGCGGGTCGCCGCCGTCGAGGAGATGGGCCTGCCGGGCTTCCGCGCCAAGCAGCTGTCGGTCCACTACTTCGAGCACTTCACCACCGCTGCGGAGGACCTCACGGACCTTCCCCGCGACCGTCGCGACGAGCTCGTCGAACGCTTCTTCCCGCCGCTGCTGACCCAGGTGTCCCGCCAGTCCGCCGATCACGGCGCCACCCAGAAGTTCCTCTGGCAGCTGTTCGACGGCCCGATGGTCGAGTCGGTGCTCATGCGCTACAGCGACCGCAACACGCTGTGCATCTCCTCCGAGGCGGGCTGCGGCATGAACTGCCCCTTCTGCGCCACGGGCCAGATGGGCCTGACCCGCAACCTCTCCGCCGCGGAGATCCTCGAACAGGTGCGCATCGCCAACCGGATGCTCGCCCGCGAGGAGCTGCCCGGCGGGCCCGGCCGCGTGAACAACATCGTGTTCATGGGGATGGGGGAGCCGCTGGCGAACTACCGCCCCGTGGCCACCGTCTGCAAGCGCCTGAACGCTCCCGCGCCGGAGGGCTTCGGGATGGGCGCCCGCCACATCACCGTCTCCACCGTGGGCCTGGCCCCGGCGGTGCGCAAGCTCACCGCCGAGAAGATCCCGGTCACCCTCGCAGTCTCGCTGCACGCGCCCGACGACGCCCTGCGCGACGAGCTGGTCCCCATCAACACGCGCTTCGACGTGGACGAGATCCTCGACGCGGCCTGGGAGTACTTCGAGGCCACCGGTCGCCGGGTGAGCATCGAGTACGCGCTGATCCGCGACATCAACGACCAGCAGCACCGGGCGCAGCTGCTCGCCGAGCGCCTGATCGCCAAGGGCGGCGCCCACTGGGTGCACGTCAACCCGATCCCCCTCAACCCGGTCAAGGGCTCGAAGTGGACCGCCTCGGACCCGCAGGTGGAGAAGACCTTCGTGGAGACCCTGCGGGACAACGGCATCTCCGCGACGATCCGCGACACCCGCGGCTCCGACATCGACGGCGCCTGCGGCCAGCTCGCCGCCGAGGTCATCGAGACCGACACCCACCGCGAGGACCGCGAAGCGAGGGTCGCGCGCGTCGAGGCGATCGCCGCCGCGACGGACTGACCGGGGAGCGCATCGATGGACGTCCGCTTCACCGCCGCCCGGTTCCGCCCGGGATGCGACATGACCGAGGTCGACGACTTCCTCGACTCGGTCCTCGCACCGCGCCACGAGCGCCCGCACGCCTCCCCGTCCCGCCCCGCCCACGCCGCTACAGTGGGACCCCGACAGCACCGAGGAAGGATCCACTGGTGAGCACATCGTTCGAGCGTGTCTCGCGCTTCAGCGTCGGATATGACATGCGCGAGGTCGACGCGTTCCTCTCCCGCGCCCGCACCGCCTACGAGGGGCGCGACCCCTCCTTCACCGGGAGCGACATCACCGCCGCCAGCTTCGGCACGGAGCGCGGCGGCTACGACATGCGCGTGGTCGACGAGGCGCTGGACCGGCTCTCGGACGCCTTCGCCCTCCAGGCCCGGGACGACGCGATCGCCGAGCACGGCGAGGAGTCGTGGATCGCGCAGCTCACCGAGCGCGCCGAGGTGCTCAAGGAACGGCTCGAACGCCCCGCCGGCGACCGCTTCGCGCCCGCCGCCCAGGGAGAGCCCGCCTACGACCGGGCCGATGTCGACGCGCTCTGCGACCAGCTCGTCGCCTACTTCACCGACGGCCACCCGATGAGCGTGGACGATGTGCGCCGCGCCGCCTTCGGCCGTCGCCGCGGCTCGGACGGGTACCGCGAGGCCGTGGTCGACGTGTACCTCGATCATGTCGCGGACGTGATGGCCTCCGTGCCGTGACCGGGACCGTCGACCGTCGGCTCGTCCTGCTGGGCGCGACCGGCTCCATCGGCGCCCAGGCGCTGGACGTCCTCACCCGCTACCCGCAGCTCGCCCGCCTGCACGGGCTCGCCGTCGGCGGCTCCCGGCCCGAGCTCGTCGCCGCGCAGGTCCTCGCCCACCGCCCCGAGCACCTGGTCGTCTCCGACCCGGAGCGTGCCGAGGCCGTCGAGGCCGCCGTGCACGCCGCCTGCCGGGACGCCGCCCAGGCCCCGCCCCGCCTCGAGACGGGCCAGGACGCCGTCATCGCCCTGGCCGGCGCGCTCGGCGAGGGCGACGTGGTCCTCAACGCGATCACCGGCTCCGTCGGCCTGCTGCCCACCCTCGCCGCCCTCGCCTCCGGGGCGCGCCTCGCGCTGGCGAACAAGGAGTCCCTCGTCGTCGGCGGGCACCTGGTCACCGACGCCGCCGCGCCGGGGCAGATCCTCCCCGTGGACTCCGAGCACACCGCGATCGCACAGGCCCTGGCCGGGGTGCGCCACGAGCACATCGAGCACCTGGTCGTCACCGCCTCCGGCGGCCCGTTCCGCGGCCGCAGCCGGGAGCAGCTGGCCGCCGTCACGCCCGAGCAGGCGCTCGCCCACCCCACCTGGTCGATGGGCCGGGTGATCACCACGAACTCCGCGACCCTGGTCAACAAGGCGCTCGAGGTGATCGAGGCCTGCTTCCAGTTCGACCTGCCCGAGGAGCGGGTGGAAGTGGTGGTCCACCCCCAGTCGATCGTGCACTCGATGGTCACGCTGGTGGACGGCTCCACCATCGCGCAGGCCAGCCCGCCGGACATGCGCCACGCCATCGGCTGGGCGCTGGCCCATCCGGAGAAGCTGCCCGGGCTGGCCGCGGCGCTGGACTTCCGCACCGCCCAGTCCTGGACCTTCGAACCGGTGGACGAGGAGACCTTCGACGCGATCGCCCTCGCGCGCGCCGCCCATCGCGAGGGCGGGGGAGCGATGGCCGTGTACAACGCCGTGAACGAGGAGGCCGTGGACGCGTTCTTCACCGGCGACCTCGACTTCCTCGGCATCACCGGGCTGATCCGGGCCGTGCTCGAGCACCCCGGGCGACCGCGCGCCGAGCGCGCCGGCGGGGTCGAGGCCCTGCTGGCCGTCGAGGCGTGGGCGCGCAGCGCGGCGCAGGCGCTGCTCACCGCGCCGGAGCGCTGACCGTGCTGCTGTTCGGGCTCGGCATCGCGGTGGTCGGCCTGGGACTGGCCCTGTCGATCGCTCTGCACGAGCTGGGCCACCTGGTGCCCGCGAAGCTGTTCGGGGTGCGGGTCACCCAGTACATGATCGGCTTCGGCCCCACGCTGCTGTCCCGCACGCGGGGGGAGACCGAGTACGGCCTCAAGGCCATCCCGCTGGGCGGCTACATCCGCATGATCGGGATGTACCCGCCGCACAAGGGGGAGCCCGAGGGCACCATCCGGGAGGACTCCACCGGGCTGCTCCAGCAGATCACCGAGCTCTCCGACGAGGCGAAGGCCTACGAATCCGCGCAGTACGGGCCGGAGGACGCCCACCGCACCTTCGTCGCGCTGTCCGTGCCGAAGAAGCTCGTGGTGATGCTCGGCGGGCCCGCCATGAACCTGCTCATCTCCGTGGTGCTCATGCTCGTGCTGGTCAGCGGGATCGGCCTGCCGGCGATCACTCCGACGGTGCAGTCGGTCTCCGAGTGCGTGGTCCCCGCCGATGCCCCGGCCGACGTGAGCTGCGTGGGGCGCCCACCGGCTCCGGCGCTCGCGGCCGGGATCCGCCCCGGCGACACGCTGCGGGAGATCGACGGCCACCGGATCCAGCGCTGGCAGGACGTCACCACGGCCGTGCGCGAGGCCGGGGACCGCGCCGTCGACGTGGTCGTCGAGAGGGACGGCGAGGAGCTGGAGCTGCAGGCGACGATGGTGGTCGATGACCGGCCGGTCCTCGACGAGGACGGCGCCGCCGTCCACGACGCCGCAGGGGACCTGGTCACCGAGCAGGTCGGCTTCCTCGGCGTCGCCGGGACGCCGGATCTCGAGCCGCAGTCCCCGGCGGCGGTGCCGGAGATGGCGTGGACGGCCTTCACCGGGACGGGCCGGCTCGTGCTCACCCTGCCGGTGCGGCTGTGGGAGGTGGGGCAGGCCGCCTTCGGCAGCGCCGAGCGCGATCCCGACGGCCCGCTCGGCGTGGTCGGCGTCTCCCGCCTGGCGGGGGAGGTGGCCTCCGCCGAGCAGCCGGGCTTCGAGCTGCGGGAGAAGACCGGCACGATGGTCTCGATGCTCGCCTCGCTGAACATGGCGCTGTTCGTGTTCAACCTGGTGCCGCTGCTGCCGCTGGACGGCGGGCACGTCGCCGGGGCGCTGCTCGAGGGGGCCCGTCGCTCCCTGGCCCGCCTGCGCGGCCGTCCCGATCCGGGACCGGTGGACATGTCGCGGATGCTGCCGGTGACCAACGCGGTCGCCCTCGTGCTCCTGGTGATGACGGTGCTGCTGCTGTATGCCGACATCGTCAAACCCATCACGCTGTTCCCCTGACGGGACGCCCCGAGCACGCGCTCCGCCGCCGGGGCCGACCGGCCCCGGCGCGCGTGCACCCGGCCGGGTCCCTGTGGGGAGGGCCACCACCGACGTGCAGGTGCGGTGGAGGTGACGCACCTTCCCTCGCACGCGGGCGGCGGTGAGTCCATAATGATCATGTGACTTCTGTGAGCCTCGGTATCCCCTCCGTCAAGCAGCCACCGCCGGTGCTCGCCCCCCGGCGGAAGACCCGCAAGGTCAAGCTCGGCGACCTCTACGTGGGCGGCGACGCACCGATCACGGTGCAG comes from Brachybacterium faecium DSM 4810 and encodes:
- a CDS encoding metalloendopeptidase-like membrane protein (PFAM: Peptidase family M23) gives rise to the protein MSAPSVPCPSVRSLPALLMCCMALAALLALPASAHAGEARWQWPVPAPHPVLRAFEEPEHPYGPGHRGIDIGVTGEGAQVRAVEAGTVRFSGTVAGRGVVSVTHADGLLSTYEPVSGTVEVGTAVLAGEVLGTLEQRSELAHCAEETCLHLGARRGKDYLDPQLLLGLRGPSVLLPWDGPGERAPRTGAARPGPSAPGEAVRAPAPGAAAGSAAPEASALPRSHPMRPGRGALIALVG
- a CDS encoding SSU ribosomal protein S2P (PFAM: Ribosomal protein S2~TIGRFAM: ribosomal protein S2, bacterial type), with protein sequence MAVVTMRQLLESGVHFGHQTRRWNPKVRRFIFTERNGIYIVDLMQTLTYIDKAYDFVKQTVAHGGTILFVGTKKQAQESVQEQATRVGMPYVNQRWLGGMLTNLQTVSARVNRLKELEQIDFEDVASSGRTKKELLMMRREKDKLEKTLGGIRDMGKAPSALWVVDTNKEHLAVDEAQKLNIPVVAILDTNCDPDEISYPIPGNDDAIRSVTLLTRVIADAVAAGLQERHAKSTGGEKNVSAVDAEPLAEWEQELLKQSEVQQQDAPAEQSVAAETAEAAEETPGVAAEAPAQGAENAPAADAAAEAVAEEKSATDGE
- a CDS encoding translation elongation factor Ts (EF-Ts) (PFAM: Elongation factor TS; UBA/TS-N domain~TIGRFAM: translation elongation factor Ts): MAKYTAADIKEIRETTGAGMLDVKKALDDADGDKAKAVELIRVKGLKGIAKREGRTASEGLIAVDIRDSEGGQTGTLVELNSETDFVAKNDKFVALGDEAVAAAVESGANEPEDLADTPFGEALTNAGATMGEKILVRRIGRVSGEVVSEYMHRTNKDLPPQVGVLVATDKAGAEVARDVAMHIAAFTPTYLSREDVPEETVAEERRIAEETAKNEGKPEKALPKIVEGRLNGFFKENCLLDQAFAKDAKKSVGQVVEEAGGTVTGYLRFRVGS
- a CDS encoding uridylate kinase (PFAM: Amino acid kinase family~TIGRFAM: uridylate kinase), which gives rise to MTQTFTSPIPVLPRPEDGRRVLLKLSGESFGGGAVGVDPDVVSRIAGEIAEGVAQGVECAIVVGGGNFFRGAELSQRGMDRRRADYMGMLGTVMNCLALQDFLEQRGVSTRVQTAIEMGQVAEPYIPLRAVRHLEKGRVVIFGAGAGMPYFSTDTVAVQRALEIGCQEVLMAKNGVDGVYDADPRTNPDARKLEHVTYDDALKRGLKVVDSTAFSLCMDNAQPMMVFGLDRPGNITRAMRGDRIGTVVTR
- a CDS encoding ribosome recycling factor (PFAM: Ribosome recycling factor~TIGRFAM: ribosome recycling factor), translating into MSDDIPSILKDAEAKMKKSVEVTKDEFTAIRTGRANAAMLQGITVEYYGAPTPLNQLSSLQFPEARTIIVTPYDKSAMSGIETALRDSDLGVNPTNNGDNLRVVLPALTEERRKDYVKLARTKAEDGRVAVRGSRGNAKKAIEKLVKDKEIGEDEGTRAEKELEALTKKYNDQIDEALGLKETELETV
- a CDS encoding CDP-diglyceride synthetase (PFAM: Cytidylyltransferase family), whose product is MSTDPAESDTTTASSTLEAVVAAPEPPEEHAKRRGAGRNLPAAIAVGAALLILLVGAVFVVPQAFPVVAAIAMSLAVLELTRALAHGGLQLPAVPLLVGVIGMVVSTVVFGAEGLLVATAAAVCVLILWRVSESMGLSALRDVAGGVFALAWVPFLGCFLLLLFAREDGAMLVLLAVLGPVGNDIGGYVAGVLFGTHPMAPRISPKKSWEGFAGSLLLGTAAVTAVGTLALDLPWPVAVAIGGVLVLVSTGGDLSQSLLKRDLGIKDMGHLLPGHGGVLDRIDSILLAAPTTYIMLEVLLP
- a CDS encoding radical SAM enzyme, Cfr family (PFAM: Radical SAM superfamily~TIGRFAM: radical SAM enzyme, Cfr family), giving the protein MNAPEDPKGRPAPTPVALSTTPDLSREAVPGQKVALAPGQLQMRPSRRGKPPVHLADLSLTERVAAVEEMGLPGFRAKQLSVHYFEHFTTAAEDLTDLPRDRRDELVERFFPPLLTQVSRQSADHGATQKFLWQLFDGPMVESVLMRYSDRNTLCISSEAGCGMNCPFCATGQMGLTRNLSAAEILEQVRIANRMLAREELPGGPGRVNNIVFMGMGEPLANYRPVATVCKRLNAPAPEGFGMGARHITVSTVGLAPAVRKLTAEKIPVTLAVSLHAPDDALRDELVPINTRFDVDEILDAAWEYFEATGRRVSIEYALIRDINDQQHRAQLLAERLIAKGGAHWVHVNPIPLNPVKGSKWTASDPQVEKTFVETLRDNGISATIRDTRGSDIDGACGQLAAEVIETDTHREDREARVARVEAIAAATD
- a CDS encoding 1-deoxy-D-xylulose 5-phosphate reductoisomerase (PFAM: 1-deoxy-D-xylulose 5-phosphate reductoisomerase C-terminal; 1-deoxy-D-xylulose 5-phosphate reductoisomerase~TIGRFAM: 1-deoxy-D-xylulose 5-phosphate reductoisomerase); this translates as MTGTVDRRLVLLGATGSIGAQALDVLTRYPQLARLHGLAVGGSRPELVAAQVLAHRPEHLVVSDPERAEAVEAAVHAACRDAAQAPPRLETGQDAVIALAGALGEGDVVLNAITGSVGLLPTLAALASGARLALANKESLVVGGHLVTDAAAPGQILPVDSEHTAIAQALAGVRHEHIEHLVVTASGGPFRGRSREQLAAVTPEQALAHPTWSMGRVITTNSATLVNKALEVIEACFQFDLPEERVEVVVHPQSIVHSMVTLVDGSTIAQASPPDMRHAIGWALAHPEKLPGLAAALDFRTAQSWTFEPVDEETFDAIALARAAHREGGGAMAVYNAVNEEAVDAFFTGDLDFLGITGLIRAVLEHPGRPRAERAGGVEALLAVEAWARSAAQALLTAPER
- a CDS encoding predicted membrane-associated Zn-dependent protease (PFAM: Peptidase family M50~TIGRFAM: RIP metalloprotease RseP) gives rise to the protein MLLFGLGIAVVGLGLALSIALHELGHLVPAKLFGVRVTQYMIGFGPTLLSRTRGETEYGLKAIPLGGYIRMIGMYPPHKGEPEGTIREDSTGLLQQITELSDEAKAYESAQYGPEDAHRTFVALSVPKKLVVMLGGPAMNLLISVVLMLVLVSGIGLPAITPTVQSVSECVVPADAPADVSCVGRPPAPALAAGIRPGDTLREIDGHRIQRWQDVTTAVREAGDRAVDVVVERDGEELELQATMVVDDRPVLDEDGAAVHDAAGDLVTEQVGFLGVAGTPDLEPQSPAAVPEMAWTAFTGTGRLVLTLPVRLWEVGQAAFGSAERDPDGPLGVVGVSRLAGEVASAEQPGFELREKTGTMVSMLASLNMALFVFNLVPLLPLDGGHVAGALLEGARRSLARLRGRPDPGPVDMSRMLPVTNAVALVLLVMTVLLLYADIVKPITLFP